The Pristiophorus japonicus isolate sPriJap1 unplaced genomic scaffold, sPriJap1.hap1 HAP1_SCAFFOLD_158, whole genome shotgun sequence genomic sequence agaataaagctccctcttctCTACCCATTAAAACTCTCTGAGGGCAGGTACTGTacaagttagatgcagaataaagctcccactacactgtcccatcaaacactccctggaaaggaacagtacgggttagatacagagcaaatctccttctacactgtcccgtcaaagacatccagggccggtacagcacgggttagacacagattaaagcttgctctgcactgtcccacaaaacactcccagggtataTACAGCACAAGTTAGATAGAGTGTAAAACCTTCCCTAtgctgtcctgtcaaacactcctagggcagataCAGCTTAGGTTAGATTCTGATTAAAGGTCACAatgcactgtcacatcaaacactcccagggcagctgcagcactagttagatacagcgtaaagctcgctctacattcttccacggcaggtacagcacgggtcagatacagagtaaagctcgctctacactgtcccatcaaacactcccagggcaggtacagcacgggtcagatacagagtaaagctcgctctacactgtcccatcaaacactcccagggcaggtacagcacgggtcagatacagagtaaagctcgctctacactgtcccatcaaacactcccagggcaggtattgcacggggttagatacagagtaaagctccctctacactcccagggcaggtacacgggcatGTTACCAATACCTTCCCTGGATCCCAAGATTAGGAGAGGCACtgtggaaggtatggggagctcgaacttgtccatgagagtaaccaagggtaagagaactgaaataatccagagtaatgagctgttagtcgtggctcagtgggagcactctagtctctgagtcagtaggttgtgggttcaagtccacctccAGAGTCTGGAGCATAAAGTCGAggccgacattccaatgcagtacagaggaagtgctgcattgtcagatgtgcTGGCTTTTACGTGTAActtcctctacactttcccatcaaacactctcagggcaggtgcaacatggttagaaacagagtaaactccctctacactgtcccatcaaacactcccagggcaggtacagcatggggttagatatagagtaaagttccctctacactctcccatcaaaaggTAATTGATTGGCAGTAAAGCgcgtttggacatcctgaggtggtgaaactcttcctttaacaaaggagaaaaggctcaaaaatggaagAGTCGGTAACTGgacaattagtctcctcttggagaaatcaaggaatcgactcactgtcTGCAggcaacaaagctgatttatttgacagttgtttgacagagggtgcagaaaagatttatcaaaatgattccagggatgagggacttcagtgacgtggattgactggagaagccggggttgttctccttggagcagagaaggttgagagatttgatcgaggtgttcaaggtcatgaggggtctgcacagagtagagagagagaaactgctcccattggtggaggggttgagaaccagagaacacagatttaaggcgattggcagaagaaccaaagacgacatgaagaaaaacgtttttgcgcagcgagtggttaggatctggaatgcacggcttgagagggtggtggaggcagcttcaattgtggctttcaaaaaggaattggataatacTCGAAGGTAAAcatttgcaggtctatggggaaagggagggggagtgggactggctgaagtgctcttgcagagagccggcacagactcgacgggctgaaagatctccttctgtgctgtaaccattctatgattcgatgaaatcCAGAAAATTAAACACCAGCCCAGTTATAGAGATTCATTACATCAGTaacaacaaaccccaactgtcagagtgaacatggttcagttgggatgtgattaacagaaaaatccaaccactgcagtcacttgtgaactcgttggtgtgtcagcaggttcgatgaccgagtgaatcccttcccacactcagagcaggtgaacggcctctctccagtgtgaactcgttggtgtctcagcagatgggatgaccgagtgaatcccttcccacacacggagcagatgaatggactatcaccagtgtgaactcgctggtgtgtcagcatatcatttctgcttttaaagctcttttcGCAGagagaacatttaaacggtctcttattggtgtgaacaagttggtgtacaGTGagctgggatgaacgagtgaatcccatcccacacacagaacaggtaaaaggtctctccccggtgtgaactcgttggtgttcagTGAGGGtgaatgaacgagtgaatcccttaccacacacagagcagatgaacggcctctctcctgtgtgaactcgctggtgtctcagatgATGAGATGACTTAACAAACCGTATCCCACATACGGAGCAgacaaacggcctctccccagtgtgaactcgcttgtgttcaGTGagggtggatgaacaagtgaatcccttcccacactccgagcaggtgaatggcctctccccagtgtgaactcgcttgtgttcagtgagggcggatgaagaaatgaatcccttcccgcactcagagcaggtgaacggtctgtccccggtgtgaactcgctgatgtgactgtaggctggatgactgagtgaatcccttcccac encodes the following:
- the LOC139243036 gene encoding zinc finger protein 420-like, coding for MEKPWKCGDCGKGFNYPSLLETHRRSHTGERPFTCPMCGKGFTQSSSLQSHQRVHTGDRPFTCSECGKGFISSSALTEHKRVHTGERPFTCSECGKGFTCSSTLTEHKRVHTGERPFVCSVCGIRFVKSSHHLRHQRVHTGERPFICSVCGKGFTRSFTLTEHQRVHTGERPFTCSVCGMGFTRSSQLTVHQLVHTNKRPFKCSLCEKSFKSRNDMLTHQRVHTGDSPFICSVCGKGFTRSSHLLRHQRVHTGERPFTCSECGKGFTRSSNLLTHQRVHK